Proteins found in one Salmo salar chromosome ssa26, Ssal_v3.1, whole genome shotgun sequence genomic segment:
- the LOC106587431 gene encoding dynein axonemal assembly factor 4 isoform X1: MTKAQQKLEMELQFSHCRKRRQWEHLVITNNDKDKLREIRYRALLKAQIKLAAESKAKATKTQEERKYALETMMMLEEEGRARIQKMKDDEYEKATAELEAWKLKQGQIAEGEAQPKLQSQRIKVDKQSKSEKIHVPRTSDRCKVKHALRESRVPEEEEWLQKQAEARRAINADLAELKDLTEEERNPDWLKENNKLFATGNYLAAINTYSLAMKLNRKIPAIYSSRAACHLKLRNLHKAIEDSSWIVIGLQDYQAALKIDPQNEALQSDTQN, translated from the exons ATGACAAAAGCACAGCAAAAATTGGAAATGGAGTTGCAGTTTTCACATTGCAGAAAAAGGAGACAGTGGGAGCACCTTGTGATTACTAACA ATGACAAAGACAAATTGAGAGAGATCAGGTATCGAGCACTCCTGAAAGCCCAGATAAAGCTTGCTGCTGAGTCGAAAGCCAAAGCTACAAAAACACAAGAAGAAAGAAAATATGCACTGGAGACCATGATGATG CTTGAAGAAGAGGGGAGAGCCAGGATCCAGAAAATGAAGGATGATGAATATGAGAAAGCAACAGCAGAGTTGGAGGCATGGAAACTGAAGCAGGGGCAAATAGCAGAGGGGGAGGCCCAACCTAAGCTACAAAGTCAGAGAATCAAGGTTGACAAACAAAGCAAATCGGAAAAGATACATGTACCCAGAACATCAGACCGATGCAAGGTCAAGCATG CCCTACGAGAATCAAGAGTACCAGAGGAGGAAGAG tggcttcagAAGCAGGCAGAGGCCAGAAGGGCAATAAATGCAGACCTGGCAGAGCTGAAGGACCTGACAGAAGAAGAGAGGAACCCTGACTGGTTAAAGGAGAATAA CAAATTATTTGCAACAGGTAACTACTTGGCTGCGATCAATACTTACAGCCTTGCCATGAAGCTTAACAGAAAGATTCCTGCCATATATTCAAGCCGTGCTGCTTGTCACTTGAAACTAAGGAATCTTCATAAAGCCATTGAGGATTCCTCTTGG ATTGTCATAGGTCTTCAAGATTACCAGGCTGCTTTGAAGATTGATCCTCAAAATGAAGCTCTACAATCTGACACACAAAATTAG
- the LOC106587431 gene encoding dynein axonemal assembly factor 4 isoform X2, whose amino-acid sequence MTKAQQKLEMELQFSHCRKRRQWEHLVITNNDKDKLREIRYRALLKAQIKLAAESKAKATKTQEERKYALETMMMLEEEGRARIQKMKDDEYEKATAELEAWKLKQGQIAEGEAQPKLQSQRIKVDKQSKSEKIHVPRTSDRCKVKHALRESRVPEEEEWLQKQAEARRAINADLAELKDLTEEERNPDWLKENNKLFATGNYLAAINTYSLAMKLNRKIPAIYSSRAACHLKLRNLHKAIEDSSWVPGQEPM is encoded by the exons ATGACAAAAGCACAGCAAAAATTGGAAATGGAGTTGCAGTTTTCACATTGCAGAAAAAGGAGACAGTGGGAGCACCTTGTGATTACTAACA ATGACAAAGACAAATTGAGAGAGATCAGGTATCGAGCACTCCTGAAAGCCCAGATAAAGCTTGCTGCTGAGTCGAAAGCCAAAGCTACAAAAACACAAGAAGAAAGAAAATATGCACTGGAGACCATGATGATG CTTGAAGAAGAGGGGAGAGCCAGGATCCAGAAAATGAAGGATGATGAATATGAGAAAGCAACAGCAGAGTTGGAGGCATGGAAACTGAAGCAGGGGCAAATAGCAGAGGGGGAGGCCCAACCTAAGCTACAAAGTCAGAGAATCAAGGTTGACAAACAAAGCAAATCGGAAAAGATACATGTACCCAGAACATCAGACCGATGCAAGGTCAAGCATG CCCTACGAGAATCAAGAGTACCAGAGGAGGAAGAG tggcttcagAAGCAGGCAGAGGCCAGAAGGGCAATAAATGCAGACCTGGCAGAGCTGAAGGACCTGACAGAAGAAGAGAGGAACCCTGACTGGTTAAAGGAGAATAA CAAATTATTTGCAACAGGTAACTACTTGGCTGCGATCAATACTTACAGCCTTGCCATGAAGCTTAACAGAAAGATTCCTGCCATATATTCAAGCCGTGCTGCTTGTCACTTGAAACTAAGGAATCTTCATAAAGCCATTGAGGATTCCTCTTGG GTGCCAGGACAAGAGCCCATGTAA